Genomic window (Toxotes jaculatrix isolate fToxJac2 chromosome 10, fToxJac2.pri, whole genome shotgun sequence):
GTTATATGCGGAGAGAGAGGTCACTGTTGTTTGTGGTTGGAAAGAACTTCTTTTTTAGAGCCTCTGAGTGAAAAAATACTCACAAAGACAAAGTTTCTATTTGTAGagcattaaacaaaaacaaaatgggggGAAAACAAGACTTTATTAATACTTAATTATACTAACTTTAAGAAACATGAATATACACTGGAAATGACAGGCTATCAGTCCTCAGTTATGTGTTATTAATAGAGTATATCAAACTTAAAGTCAAATTGGAGGGTTTTACTCCTTTGGGCTGCTTTCTGTCTTATCTCtctaaacactgacagaaacttgaGAGTCCCTGGCCCTACCCAGTCTTAAGAGGGCTGACCCACTGTTGCAACGAGACAGCAgcaagagacacagaggagaagcCGTATTCAACTTTCCTGCTCTAATGACTTGAAAGCAGAAGGTATCCACATGAGTAAGGATTTTTATCCTTAACAAACATACTTAGACCATACTTACCCCAAAAACAAGCAAGGTATTATTTTTGATTCGGTCAATTACATTttatctgtgttgttttaaaatgtcacaaataacAACTTTAAATTGTAATAATTTTGTTCTGTAATACAGCATCTTTCAACtaacttttatattttttagctATTTAGCCCAAGTGAAAAGCATGTTATTACCATCAATTGTTACATGTAATAAAGTCTTTGTGCTGAGCATTGataaagtaaatgaaaataaagtctTACCTTGTAAAGATGCTCAGACAGATGAACTGTTGAGTTGTTCTGAAGCAGGGATGAAAGTTTGTCATAAATAAGCCTCCCCTATGTGTAGGAGGAGTTCATGAAAATTCCCCCTCATTATCCTATAACCTGCAACCTGAGAGGTGAGATCACTGTTTCTTACATCACACAATATAGTGCcactccttcttcctcctcttctgagGATGGTGGTGCTGGGTATGATGATGTCTACCGTGGAAATTCCTCCTTTAAATCTGataaaggttttgttttggaTATGCCTGCccttctctgctcctccctgGTAGGTATCAGTGTCCATTGTCAGTCCTGGACTATATAAGACAGGTGCCCTCTCAATCCGAAAAGCATCAGCATCCTCAACAACCTGTTGACTGCAAAACTACTGCATCAGTagagaaggaagaaggaagagtAACGTGAGAGAAACAACTTACTGAAACCATGATCTCCACACTACAGGTAAatatttaaagatatttttcaagcctttttttattaaattaatagAGATCTGAGGTGTAATAAAGGGCATTAATCTTGTTCATGTCTGAGTGGGTAAAGCAGTTTTCTGGGGACACTTAAAACTCTAAAATCCTAACGCAGTTTGTACTGTGTAGGTGTTTTTGTGAGTATGTGGCAGAGGAGAATATAACAGAGCTCTTGTTAAATGTTGAGTGTATTAGATATACAGTACCACACCTGTTACAGCACTACCTCACCAGCACAACGGCTCTTTCAAAAGAAGCACACAGGCTGACTTATATTCATGGTTTAATCAGATCTgagtctgacaaaaaaaggcTTAAAATCTCAGCATGTGTCCacaacctgtctgtgtgtgtgtgtgtgtgtgtgtgtgtgtgtgtgtgtgtgtgtgtgtacagatagATATTTTATAGCAATATAATAAATGATCTCCTTGCTGGTTAACAGTAGTCagtaaaaatattctgtttcctatttgtcctgtagaaaacCATTAGACCAATGTGGGCTGCCAGAGGACTGCATAAGTCAGCAATGGAAGGTAAACTCAACTTTTTTTGTACACTTGGTTCCACTTGACTAGAAACAGAAAGTGTACTCGTGgacaaataaacatttctccTTTACTTACTCCTGTTCTCTTTTCCCCTGCAGTTTTGAAACACCCAGCCCCTGAGGATACAGTCACAGCTAGCTTTGGGAAGTTCATCAGTGAAATAAAGCCCCAGCACTTGTCCTCCTCAGTCCTCCACCGCAGCAAAAGGATGGTGCTGGACAGCATTGGAGTTGGTCTGATTGGCAGCACAACAGAGGTGTTCGAACTGGTCCTGCAGCACTGCCAggtgagggagaggggaaagaaaaaagggacaaaataacattttcattgGATCTGAGgcaaagagacagatgaaagcgAATGCCTGACCTTATATAAACAATCGCCCTGTCAGTATAAACGCTGTGTGGACAGGtgaaatgaagggaaaaaaacagtggttATTCTTGTAATAAATGTAGTCATAAATCTTGGGAACAAACAGGGTTTTTATGCCCGATGACCTTTTCCCATAAATTCCTTTTACACAGAAACTGATTCATCCACCACTAACTGAAGAGTGATTACGTGCAAGATATTTAAAGTGAAGTTCAAGTAATGCTCATATGTGATGACtgtaaaatactgtaataaaaaaaacacccttgTGATGATTCCCTGTTTACCTGTCTCTGTCATTTCCCCTCAGCACATGTATGCGCCTGATGACATCAGCTCTGTATACGGACGTGGGGGCACCAGGCTCTCCCCGACACTGGCAGCTTTTGTCAATGGAGTGGCTGTGAGTATGAATAAAGATGTATCATTATTGTCCCAAGTACACCGGCCAATTTCAGACGCACCAAATCCGTTACCACATCCAGCTATGGTTATTGTGTACCCAGCAGTAGTACAGTCTGGGCAGCCAACCACAGGAGGGGTTGATGAAAATTCTGAATTGACCTTTCCGGGTTGAATTTCCATCATTATGTCTGCAAACACTGCTTGGCCTCCATTCCTAAAGAGGCCACCAGGATGCAAAGCTAATTTCTGCAACGTGCATTTGCTTCTAATGGCTGAAGCCTGTTAAGGCAATTAAAGAGATCTTCCAATTAAAATACATCGGCCACAGAGAGCAGTTAGGGAATGAGTGTTGACCTAGAAAGGAGATGGGTGTAGAGAGCTACACTGCATCATTTGAACACAGATGCAGAGGTTGCAGctagctgctgtgtttttttcatgaAGCACAACGACCATATGTTCTTGCTCACAGCATGGAAAATTTAGCAGTGACCATCTAAGTGTTCTCGGTATTAAAGAAACAATTATGTACAATCATTTGATTATCAAAATCTTTTTGCTTTCAGACTCACTCCATGGACTTTGATGATACGTGGCACCCTGCCACTCATCCCTCAGGAGCCGTCCTCCCTGCTGTGTTAGCACTCAGTGACATGATACCGTCTAACAGCAAACCTAGTGGCCTGGACTTCCTGTTGGCTTTCAATGTCGGCATCGAGATCCAGGGTCGACTGATGAGGTTCTCTAACGAGGCCCACAACATCCCCAAGAGGTGAGTGCCTCAAACCATGAGTCAGGTGAAAAATAGATCATGTAATTCATTGGCTAACAGTGATCATTATAATCAATATAAAGGCAGTTCCTTTTTGAAgagctttatcttttttttctacacaaaGAACAAGTATCCACATGAGTCTAAAGAGATCCATATTTGACTCTGCTGATCTCTGCAGTGTGGTTTACAGGAACGCTGGTGCAGTGTAATGTGCAGTCTCAATGAGCTGTGAAAGGCGTGTTATTATGTTCAACTCAGGGACAGCAGAGGCTCTGTTGGTAGTGTTAGCACAATTAGCCATGTGGAGGAGAATATCGCTCAGGACTCCATTTGGCAAGTGTTTACTCCAAGTCAAATGACCCACCATATTATTTGCTTGTTTATCAAGTACTGAAATGACTATAAAATCTACTTCCTTTAACACCCCTGAAATACGCTGTCTCTGTATGCGAAGAGGACAGTCACGTAAAAGAGAAACTGTTTATACAAAGAGACCTTTACACACAGGAGCTCTGCTGTAACCGTAATGAAGGGGAGTATATATTTAAAGTGCTCCTTTAGCCAGAAGACTAAATTGCTCCAAAACAACTGACCAAagtgtctcttctctccttctttctcatcACCAGGTTTCACCCTCCCAGTGTTGTAGGGACAATGGGAAGTGCAGCTGCCTGTGCTCGCCTCTTGTCCTTGGATCACTCCCAGTGCAGTCATGCATTGGCCATAGCTGCTTCTCTGTCTGGAGCTCCAATGGCTAATGCTGCCACTCAGTCTAAACCCCTGCACATTGGCAACGCTTCACGTTTGGGGCTGGAGGCCGCTCTGCTGGCCTCCCGAGGTCTAGAGGCGAGTTCCCTGGTCTTGGATGCTGTTGCAGGGGTGGCTGGCTTCAGTGCTTTTTATGAAGACTATGTGCCACAGCCCTTAGAATCGCCCAATGATGGCCATACATTCCTGCTAGAGGAGCAGGACATGGGCTTCAAGCGCTTCCCCGCCCACCTGGGGATGCACTGGGTGGCAGATGCTGCAGCCTCAATCCATAAGCTTCTTGTGGGAGTTGGCCCTGGCACTGTCTCCCCAGCTCAGGTCCAAGAGATCCAGCTCAGAGTCCCTAAATCAAAGTACATCAACAGGCCTTTCCCTGAGTCTGAGCATGAAGCACGCCACTCCTTCCAGTTCAATGCTTGCAGCGCTCTCCTGGATGGTGAGGTGACTGTGCAGTCCTTCACTCCCGCTGCCATGAACCGCCCTGAGCTGCTTGCTCTGCTGAGCCGTGTTCATGTGGAGCATCCCCACGACAACCCTGCTAATTTCAACCACATGTATGGTGAAGTCCAGGTGACACTTGTTGGGGGAGACATTCTGAAGGGACGCTGTGACACCTTCTATGGTCACTGGCGCAACCCACTGACTGATGAGAGCCTGAGGAAGAAGTTCAGAAACAACGCAGGGGTGGTGCTTCCTTCAGAAAAGGTTGAGAGGCTGATTGAAgtggtggaggagctggacagACTTGGGAACTGCACCCCCCTTCTCTCACAGCTGCAATGAACACTCACATTCATAGAAACTGGCAGTAAAACAGAAATTATTGTACATAAATATATGACAAAAGACACTATAGTGAACAATTAACTGTCAAatttacaattaaattaaattttatataATATTTGTCCAAATCAGTACTGTAGAGTATCACCCAACCAGATTAAAACTCTTAACCCTAAACCCTGTCTCTTTTACCAgtgctgaaaaacactgaaatacctATTGAGCCATCTCAGAACATATTTAACTCATGCATATTTCTcaattattttattgtattatttttattttaattagaaATCAATGACTTGTAAAATGTGATCTAGTTATTTTGCAAAGGGAAAATGAGGAAGATTTACATACTTTATACTTTCAAAAATTTATGTTACACATATATTGAGTACTGTACTTTATTTGTGCCAAACAATGGATTATTAAACTGTTAATTTTAACAATGTAAATACAGGAATATTTCCTCTTTGAGAGTCAAACATCTTATTACATAAAAGTAGCatttctgtttgtatgtttttgtagCAATAAAACTACTCAAAAGCACGACCtgagaatgttttgttttacagaggAGAAAGACGAGAAGATTTTAACAGGTTCTCTTTGGCATAGCAAGAACTACTCACATCTCTTCCTGTGAGTACTTAACCACTTCAATAAACTAGAGGAGTGTACAGCACATTTGCAGGTCACTAGGTCAATTGCTGccaataaatcatttaaaaataagtgGATGTCTGTAATCCCATTGTCATgagaaggacaaacactcttgTGAACTTAAGTTGAAACAACAAGGAAATTTGCAGAGTAAGGAAACAAGTAACTGCGGTGCGTGCAACATTATTTTTCAAGTGTGTGCATTTTGAGAGCAAACAAACATGAGAagctgtgttttaaataaacagcagtgcTGGGAAAAGAGAGTTTTCCTCATTCCCGTCTGTGGTCCCTTAGTTAATGTTTGGTAATAGGTCTGCAAAGGAGGAAATGGACACCTGTCTTGGAGACACTGGAGCTCTGTTTCATGCACCTGCCCAGTTCAGCACTATATGGCACAAGGAGAAACCAAGAGGTCTTTGCCTTGTCTGGATAGGCCTGTGTGTGCTGGCACAGCTGAATGAGCTGAATGTGTTAAACTAATTGTTAAAGTGTGTTGCAGGTCgttcaaaaaaaattgaagCACATAGTCTAAAAGCAGCCCTCTCAGACAACACAAGAGAAATTCCAAATCCTGTCataattgtatttgtttttcactgaggCCCAAAAAGAATGAAGGCAAATATTTTGAAAACCAGATATGTCCAACTAATTTAACCATAATGAAAAATACATACTAAAGAACCATCTGCAACAAAAGTCAGTGCATCATTCAATAGTGTgattgttatatatatattttttaaatatttttaatattttggatACCCAgctttgtttttgatgaaagatgtgatgtggtgtgtgtgtgtgtgtgtgtatgtgtgtaggtgtgtaggtgtgtagatgtgtaggtgtgtgtgtgtttgcaatcaCTGTCATGCTGGAAAATTCCTCTCCTGCCAAGCTTTTTGAGACTGGGAGTCAtatttttattcagtatttcagAACACAAACTTGTATTCATAGTGAcgtctataaatgtcatctctcCTACACCTTTTGCAGCCCCATACCAGCACActcccacctccatgtttcacaAGTGTCACCGTGCAGTCACTATGGTTGTCCCTAGCCAGGTCCATGCCAAACATGCTGGATTCTTACTTACTTTTGTTTCATATGACCAAAATATGAGCTGCCAATTTTCATCAGGCCTCTTCTCTTGTTCAGTTTTCAAGATTAAGGTTGCAGTTTTGTGTAGTTTTttgagtaatgttttttttttccccttggaTGCCTTTCGCAGAGGTTGACATGCAATGTCTTTCACACAATCCAATCAGTCACTGAAAAACCAGTGTCCACAGACAGTCCTTGTACCATGTCAAAAGCACTAAACCATCTCTTTTTCAGTGCAAGTTTGCGTAAATAGTTTCCCACTGCATTTTCTGTTAGTTCTAGCACGGCTCTTTCATTGcctcctggctgctgctgcagctctgttttgGCTTGTGTTCTGCTGGGCCTACTAAGGCTCTTGGACCATCTCCCATCTTTATGAAGTTTCACAGTCTGATGTCTTACTTGCCCAGGCAGTTGCTTACCATGTGAAGCCATGTAGCATCAGACACAAACCAGGCCAAAGCTGAGAAAACTGTTTTGTTCACAGGTTCATTAAAACCATGTTCATGCATTTAGTCAGCACAATGTTCTCAGAGTCCACAGCAGACACTGTATTATTTGAAATTAACAAATTAGCAGAGACTGTGTTGTGCTTTGTGATCTGACATGAAGTCATATTGATTTCAGCGAGCACAGATGAGTGAGCCAAAAATGACTTTAGTTGTCTAATTAAAGTCATTTGGAAACCACTATTTTGGTCACTTCAATCACTTTTTTCATGCTTGGTAAAGGGACCACACACATATAATGTGTATTCCCTTACATAGAAGCAGATTTCCAGGCTACATCTACGTAGTACACTTGTGCTCTGAATTAACAacaaagaaatataaacaaaagtTCCTTTTGGGGCAAAACATTTTGTACCAAGTTTTCTTTCATATACAGCTGATGGGTCAGGGACCGACCAGGATACATCTActttttagactttttaaacTTGCCTCCCCAGAAAAAGGTTATTTGTAAtggaaacacagcaacagaggCAACATCTTGAACAAGTACAAAGGGAATAATGGCCTCACTGACTAGTGCCATTTTGACTAATAAGCAAATAACTAATAGTGATTAAGACACTTCTGAGTTTTGAACTTCAGGATAAGGGACTCTCTGATTTACAACAATACCGTGAGCAATAAGGAAAGACTGGCTCAATAAAACAGGGAAGTGTTGTCAGGTGATCTGTCCAggtgaaaaacaatgaatatgTCACAGGAATTCTGAGTAGTGCCAGTGGAAAACAAGATTGCTTTTCCAGTGACACTTCCTGGATTATTGTGATTCATCATAAGGAAAGATTCCTACAGTGAATACAGAAATGAAGATAAAAGACACTGGTAAGCTGATAATATCCCCTTAGATGTTTCAGTGTAACATTACCAGTTGTTTTGAATTCTGCCACAATAAGCATGAATTATGGGTGAATTGTTTTCATACACTCTCCACCAACAGCCATACACCCACGATACAATAGTGGTGCAATCTCAGATGTCCAAAGACAAGAGCCTCTCTACAGCTATAGCTATGACATAGGTGGAGTTTCCATTCAACAGCTGATGAACAGGTTACTGCTGATGCTGAGGTTTACggacaggaaacaaacaatgGTGTAACCGTGCTTTGATGGTGAGTGGGTGAGAAATTCACTTAGGACAATCAcatttgaaatgagaaatgacaaTGGAAACAATCAGTATTGAGCACGATTATGAGGAAAAAGCATGATGCTGCCAACACTATGCTTCGCCATAGGAATGGTATTGCCGAGGTGTTGAGCAGCGCCTGGTGTTTGTCAGACACAGTGTTTTGGGTGCCCAcagagttcttttttttttttgtctcatcagaccagagaatcttttttcctcctttcctccttaaGATGGAAATATTCAGTACTGAGAAAATACCTGGAAGCGGAAAAAAATTGTAATTGACCCCATATTTTGGCTTCAACATTTTGTACAGTGGCTTCAGGAAGTATTTAGATATTTGAATCATTTCACTTTATCCACACATTATTGTCTTGTAGACTTAATTTTAAGTGGataaaattgtaaaaaattTTGCCCACTAATCTACACTCAGTAATGCATATTGAAAAAGTGAAAGCATGACATTTTTGctggtttatttaaaatctgaaaCTGAAATCTGTTATTTATGAAGTATTCAGGCCCTTTGCTGTGGCACTCCAAATTGTGGTCCGCTGCctcctgtttgctttgtttattcTTGAGATGTGTCTAGAACTTAATTGGAGTCCTGTAGGAAACTGAACTGACTGGGCATAGTTTAGAAAGccacacacctgtgtatataGGAGCCCACAATTCACACTGCATCACTCTGTAGATCTCTACAATAAAATTGTGGTGAGCTGTAGATCAGAGTAAGGTTATTGAAccattttttaaactttaaactttaaatggaAAAGAAGGGCCTTGGTCAGGGAGGCAACCATGAAACCAGCAGTCACTTTAAAAGAGCTTCAGAAGTACTGTGCCGAGATAGGACAACCTGCTGGAAGGATGACCATCTCAGCAGCGCTCCATCAATCAGGTCTTTATGGTAGAGCAAATAGATGGAAGCCACTTTGAGTGAAATGCATTTGACAGCCTGCTTCTAAAGGACTCTTAGAGCATGAGGGgaaagattctctggtctgatgagacaaaaaaaatgaactctGGGCACCCAGAAAATACCACTCCTATGGCGAAGCATAGTGTTGGCAGCATCATGCTTTTTCCTCATAATCATGCTCAGAACTGAATGTTTCCATTGTCAATGCACATTTCAAATGTCATTGTCTTAAGTGAATTCTCACCCACTTACCATCAAAGCACAGTTACACCATTGTTTGTTTCCTGACTGCAAACCTCAGCATCAGCAGTAACCTGTTCAACAGCTGTTGTATGGAAACTCCACCTATGTCATAGCTATAGCTGTAGAGAGGCTCTTGTCTTTGGACATCTGAGATTGCACCACTATTGTATCATGGGTGTATGGCTGTGGGTGGAGAGTGTATGAAAACAATTCACTCGTAATTCAGGCTTATTGTGGCAGAATTCAAAACAACTGGTAATGTTACATGGAAACATCTAAGGGGATATTATCAGCTTACCAGTGTCTTTTATCTTAATTTCTGTATTCACTGTAGGAATCTTTCCTTATGATAAATCACAATAATCCAGGAAGTGTCAATGCAGGAAAATCTTCCCAGTAATTGATAATGTGTATAATTATACCAGCAACCTTGAGAATCATCACTAAATAACATAGCCTACTTTTTTCTACTAGCTTAATCAAAATTCTGATGACATGTTCATTGTTTATCTCTTCTGCTTCATGGTTAATTTCAATATGAGCCACAATGAAACCAGTCATATAATAACTGCGTTGTTTTTAGGACAGGCCGCCCAAGGGCATTTccctgtttttcagtgtttcattgaGCCAGTCTTTCCTTATTGCTCACAGTAATGTTGTAAGTCAGAGAGTTCCTTATCCTGAAGTACAAAACTCAAAAGTGTCTTAATCACTATTAGTTGTTTCCTTATCAGTCAAAATGGCACTACTCAATGAGGCCACTGTTCCCTTTGTACATGTTCAAGACTGTCTGAAGACTTTGCCTCTATTGCTTTGTTTACCACATAGGGAAAGATCCTGAGGCTAAAATAACACAGAGGGTCAATCACAGGAAAAAACTTAAGATGATCCTTCCATATTCACCAAGTGCCGTGTTTCCATTACAAATATCCTTTTTGGGGACGAAAgtttaaaaagtctaaaatgtAGATGTATCCTGGTCGGTCCCTGACCCATCAGCTGTATATAAAAGAAAACTTGGTACAAAATGTTTTGCCCCAAAAGGAACtttacacatttgtttataagtTCTTTGTTGTTAATTCAGAGCACAAGTGTACAATGTAGATGTAGCCTGGAAATCTGCTTCTATGTAAGGGAATACACAATACAATATATGTGTGTGGACTCTTACCAAGCATTAAAAAAGTGACTGAAGTGACCAAAATAGTGGCTTCCAAATGACTCTAATTAGACAACTAAAGTCATTTTTGGCTCACTCATCTGTGCTAGCTGAAATCAATATGACTTCATGTCAGATCACGAAGCACAACACAGTCTCTGatagttttgttcattttaaacaatacagtgtgtctgctgtggaCTCTGAGAACTTGCTTTATTTATCTAAAAGCTGTGGATACTTAAACAacactgttttaaataaatctgcCTTACAGTGTCCAGTTTTAGTAAAAATTCAGTGTACAAATGAGGTTACTCCTTCACATTAACAGCAGCCATCACCTCACAAGGTTGAATTAAATTTTCAATAATCATCAGCTTCATTAAGAACAAtattaattaaagctgcaagcagcgatgggcaggccctcgcaccccttgagAGCCGCGGGAATCGCAGACAGCGCAGGCACACACaggagtcctcctatgtcctctcctctctcctgctcttctcaaaaatggtcatagtatagtaaggcgtcaaaatcggccaaaaaaagtcaaaattttttttgacctcaaaatgtcacaaaaaacgtcatagtatagtaaggcgtcaaaatcggccaaaaaaagtcaaaattttttttgacctcaaaatgtcataaaaaacgtcatagtatagtaaggcgtttttttcgggcaaaaaaagtcaaaaaatttttttacctcaaaatgtcataaaaaacgtcatagtatagtaaggcgtttttttcgggcaaaaaaagtcaaaatttttttttacctcaaaatgtcataaaaaaacgtcatagtatagtaaggcgtcaaaatcggccaaaaaaagtcaaaaatttttttgacctcaaaatgtcataaaaaacgtcatagtatagtaaggtgtttttttcgggcaaaaaaagtcaaacttttttttgacctcaaaatgtcataaaaaacgtcatagtatagtaaggcgttttttttcgggcaaaaaaagtcaaaattttttttgacctcaaaatgtcataaaaaacgtcatagtatagtaaggcgtttttttcgggcaaaaaaagtcaaaattttttttgacctcaaaatgtcataaaaaacgtcatagtatagtaaggcgtttttttcgggcaaaaaaagtcaaacttttttttgacctcaaaatgtcataaaaaacgtcatagtatagtaaggcgtttttttcgggcaaaaaaagtcaaaattgtttttgacctcaaaatgtcataaaaaacgtcatagtatagtaaggcgtttttttcgttcaaaaaaagtcaaaattttttttgacctcaaaatgtcataaaaaacgtcatagtatagtaaggcgtcaaaatcggccaaaaaaagtaaaaaatttttt
Coding sequences:
- the LOC121188505 gene encoding cis-aconitate decarboxylase-like, with translation MISTLQKTIRPMWAARGLHKSAMEVLKHPAPEDTVTASFGKFISEIKPQHLSSSVLHRSKRMVLDSIGVGLIGSTTEVFELVLQHCQHMYAPDDISSVYGRGGTRLSPTLAAFVNGVATHSMDFDDTWHPATHPSGAVLPAVLALSDMIPSNSKPSGLDFLLAFNVGIEIQGRLMRFSNEAHNIPKRFHPPSVVGTMGSAAACARLLSLDHSQCSHALAIAASLSGAPMANAATQSKPLHIGNASRLGLEAALLASRGLEASSLVLDAVAGVAGFSAFYEDYVPQPLESPNDGHTFLLEEQDMGFKRFPAHLGMHWVADAAASIHKLLVGVGPGTVSPAQVQEIQLRVPKSKYINRPFPESEHEARHSFQFNACSALLDGEVTVQSFTPAAMNRPELLALLSRVHVEHPHDNPANFNHMYGEVQVTLVGGDILKGRCDTFYGHWRNPLTDESLRKKFRNNAGVVLPSEKVERLIEVVEELDRLGNCTPLLSQLQ